Proteins from one Panicum virgatum strain AP13 chromosome 7K, P.virgatum_v5, whole genome shotgun sequence genomic window:
- the LOC120639932 gene encoding C-type natriuretic peptide-like yields MGRTGSGERDVARRPSEVQEMGRAAVGGAGEDGALTGGGGGDGARRPPQLEEKAARQPAKAEKMGRAGRPIRRRTWVRKGHRRWRRCGSGSGGGDGGAAAVEGMEARQLWRG; encoded by the coding sequence ATGGGGCGCACCGGATCTGGAGAAAGAGATGTGGCGCGCCGGCCGTCGGAGGTGCAGGAGAtggggcgcgccgccgtcggaggTGCAGGAGAAGATGGCGCGTTgaccggcggaggcggaggagatggggcgcggcggccgccccaACTAGAGGAGAAGGCTGCGCGTCAGCCAGCTAAGGCGGAGAAGATGGGTCGCGCCGGCCGCCCCATACGGAGGAGGACATGGGTGCGCAAAGGccaccggcggtggcggagatGTGGTAGCGGCAGCGGTGGGGGagatgggggcgcggcggctgtGGAGGGGATGGAGGCGCGGCAGCTGTGGAGAGGTTAG